Proteins from a single region of Verrucomicrobiia bacterium:
- a CDS encoding homocysteine S-methyltransferase family protein, with the protein MHPTLASLLTQGFVLTDGAWGTQLQARGLAVGDFPDAWNLTHPEAVREVAEAYVAAGSQVILTNTFGANRLRLAENGLADQMEAINRKGVELSRQAAGSRSRVFASIGPTGKLLMNGDVTEEELAAAFAGQAQALAAAGADGLVVETMADLTEATLAVQAAKATGLPVVACMVFDSGKNKDRTLMGVTPEQAAQTLAEAGADVVGANCGQGIAGFVTICQRMRAATDRPLWMKANAGLPQMEGGRTVYHTTPEEFAAVAPELVKAGASFIGGCCGTSPAFIQALRQALAIASA; encoded by the coding sequence ATGCATCCCACTCTGGCCAGCCTCCTGACGCAGGGCTTCGTTTTGACTGACGGCGCGTGGGGCACGCAGTTGCAGGCGCGCGGGCTGGCGGTGGGCGATTTTCCGGATGCCTGGAATCTCACCCATCCCGAGGCGGTGCGGGAAGTGGCCGAAGCGTATGTAGCCGCCGGCAGCCAGGTCATCCTCACCAACACTTTTGGGGCCAACCGTCTGCGTTTGGCGGAAAACGGCCTGGCAGATCAAATGGAAGCCATCAATCGCAAAGGGGTTGAGCTTTCCCGACAGGCCGCCGGCTCCCGGTCCAGGGTGTTTGCGTCCATCGGCCCCACCGGCAAACTCCTCATGAACGGGGACGTAACGGAGGAGGAACTGGCCGCGGCATTCGCCGGGCAGGCCCAAGCCCTGGCCGCGGCGGGAGCAGATGGACTGGTGGTGGAAACGATGGCGGATTTGACTGAAGCCACCCTGGCAGTGCAAGCCGCCAAGGCCACCGGCCTGCCGGTGGTGGCGTGCATGGTGTTTGATTCCGGCAAAAACAAAGATCGCACCCTGATGGGCGTGACGCCCGAGCAAGCCGCCCAGACCCTGGCGGAAGCCGGCGCCGATGTGGTGGGCGCCAATTGCGGCCAGGGCATTGCAGGTTTCGTAACCATTTGCCAACGGATGCGCGCAGCAACCGACCGCCCGTTGTGGATGAAAGCCAATGCCGGCCTGCCCCAGATGGAAGGGGGACGCACCGTCTATCACACCACTCCGGAGGAATTTGCCGCCGTGGCGCCGGAATTGGTGAAAGCCGGCGCCTCCTTCATCGGCGGTTGCTGCGGCACCAGTCCGGCCTTCATCCAGGCGTTGCGCCAAGCCTTGGCGATCGCCTCCGCCTGA
- a CDS encoding YdjY domain-containing protein — protein MKNRLLPAGLWGVVALWACAVQAQTGPKPLANPVPVDPSVTNVVFQRLDDHRFQLGQVILHKTNRTVTFPAVVNMTQGLVEYFCVGVQGKVHESLLRTEVEPYHVHVAMLLLGAKGAPPQALHEDYRKPVPGDPVTLTVTWEEKGEKQERRAEELVWDVANQRAMSRGPWTYSGSRVFDGLFLAQRDRSFVAIIGDIDALINNPRPRRERDDNWLVNTNTCPPLGTPVSVTLKLEAADNSNK, from the coding sequence ATGAAAAACCGTCTCCTGCCGGCCGGTCTGTGGGGAGTCGTTGCACTCTGGGCCTGTGCGGTCCAGGCCCAGACCGGCCCCAAGCCGCTGGCCAACCCTGTGCCGGTGGACCCCTCCGTGACCAACGTGGTTTTTCAGAGGCTTGATGACCACCGGTTTCAGTTGGGGCAGGTCATTTTGCATAAAACCAACCGCACCGTCACTTTTCCCGCAGTGGTCAACATGACGCAGGGGCTGGTGGAATATTTCTGCGTGGGCGTGCAGGGCAAGGTGCATGAAAGCCTGCTGCGCACGGAAGTGGAACCTTACCATGTGCATGTAGCCATGCTGCTGCTTGGCGCCAAAGGCGCACCGCCGCAGGCGCTCCACGAGGATTACCGCAAACCGGTGCCCGGCGACCCGGTCACCCTGACCGTCACCTGGGAGGAAAAGGGAGAAAAACAGGAGCGCCGCGCCGAAGAACTGGTCTGGGATGTGGCCAACCAGCGGGCGATGTCGCGCGGCCCGTGGACCTACAGCGGCTCGCGCGTCTTTGATGGCCTTTTTCTGGCGCAGCGGGACCGCTCCTTCGTGGCCATCATCGGGGACATTGACGCGCTAATCAACAACCCGCGCCCACGCCGCGAGCGCGATGACAACTGGCTGGTCAACACCAACACCTGCCCGCCCCTGGGCACACCGGTGAGTGTCACTCTAAAATTGGAAGCCGCCGATAACAGCAACAAATAA
- a CDS encoding TM2 domain-containing protein, with protein sequence MSNGETTQPQSASASAPTGGKKWLVALLLSIFLGGLGVDRFYLGYTGLGILKLVTCGGFFIWYIYDIVMIATGKLKDAQGQALVKD encoded by the coding sequence ATGAGCAACGGCGAGACAACCCAACCTCAATCGGCATCCGCAAGCGCACCGACTGGCGGGAAAAAATGGCTGGTGGCCCTGTTGCTGTCCATCTTTCTGGGTGGGCTGGGAGTGGACCGCTTCTATCTGGGCTATACGGGCCTGGGCATTCTGAAACTGGTCACCTGTGGTGGCTTTTTTATCTGGTACATTTATGACATTGTCATGATTGCCACCGGCAAATTGAAGGACGCCCAGGGCCAGGCTCTGGTGAAGGACTAA
- a CDS encoding AAA family ATPase codes for MTPLESARPPAGGQQGGHTINHRQLSPTAGPVQGKNGQHGGRNGAAQTETLPPQDPEAEQTVLGILLVHCDKADVTNKIFAVSPDCFFDLRNQEIFLVARDLHQQGITPDIEVLTEALSKANKSHLVQYAGYLSDKGWSDVNLDYYLGRLREAYLKRQLLKCSSEVIQGLSQPGANSKELIALTKDKLGRLEMTLAETGDLLSPETIISTLPDPQVCLLGDFLLTRGGQMVIAGPAGVGKSRLALQLAVCLATGRPFLNIQTHNGPLRILVVQAENGHHRLHRDLTALRRWVEPEDWQKVDANVRFLPQQIVQDMQPGKTESLVSLARYCDRALADLVIIDPLNYFILGDPNSDQDMFNTLQWLRSTIRSGNPARAIVLIHHSLTGRAAAIKATGYERGSFARNSKVLLGWTRGQINIVAYEENTNDAVVVSCGKCSDGREFPTFVARLDPETMIYTVDPNADLGGWRERITKPVKYQQGFSVEVVRQLCEPSMPKAALVRKLMTEKGIGKSKAYDLINKATGTTIAHDTRTNTFSPIV; via the coding sequence ATGACCCCCCTGGAAAGCGCGAGGCCGCCTGCCGGGGGTCAGCAAGGCGGCCATACTATTAACCACCGGCAACTTAGCCCAACGGCGGGGCCGGTGCAAGGGAAAAATGGCCAGCACGGCGGCCGTAATGGCGCGGCCCAGACAGAGACGTTGCCCCCCCAAGACCCGGAGGCTGAGCAAACCGTCCTGGGCATTTTACTGGTGCATTGCGACAAGGCCGACGTGACGAACAAGATTTTTGCGGTGTCCCCCGATTGCTTCTTTGATTTGCGCAATCAGGAAATCTTCCTGGTGGCCCGCGATCTGCACCAGCAGGGCATCACGCCGGACATCGAGGTGCTAACCGAGGCGCTGTCGAAAGCCAACAAATCCCATTTGGTGCAGTACGCCGGTTATCTGTCCGACAAGGGCTGGTCGGATGTCAACCTGGACTATTACCTGGGACGGCTGCGCGAGGCGTACCTGAAACGGCAACTGCTCAAATGTTCGTCGGAAGTAATACAGGGGCTGTCTCAGCCGGGGGCTAATTCCAAGGAATTAATTGCCCTGACTAAGGATAAATTGGGCCGTTTAGAAATGACCTTGGCTGAGACAGGCGATCTGTTGTCTCCTGAAACCATCATTTCCACGCTGCCAGACCCCCAAGTTTGTTTGCTGGGTGATTTTTTACTAACCCGTGGCGGGCAAATGGTCATTGCTGGCCCGGCGGGCGTCGGTAAAAGTCGGTTGGCCTTGCAATTAGCTGTATGTTTGGCAACGGGGCGGCCTTTTCTAAACATTCAAACCCACAACGGCCCGTTGCGTATTCTGGTCGTTCAAGCCGAGAATGGACACCATCGGTTGCATCGTGATTTAACAGCATTGCGTCGGTGGGTGGAACCGGAGGACTGGCAGAAGGTTGACGCCAACGTCCGTTTTTTGCCCCAGCAAATCGTTCAGGACATGCAGCCTGGAAAGACTGAATCCCTGGTTAGTTTAGCGAGATATTGCGACCGGGCCCTAGCTGATCTCGTGATTATTGATCCGCTAAACTACTTCATTCTTGGTGATCCCAACAGTGACCAAGACATGTTTAATACCCTGCAATGGCTGCGCAGTACAATCCGGAGCGGCAACCCGGCGCGGGCCATAGTGTTAATTCACCATAGCTTGACAGGGCGAGCCGCCGCCATCAAGGCAACCGGATATGAGCGGGGAAGTTTTGCGCGTAACTCAAAAGTGTTGCTGGGTTGGACACGGGGGCAAATCAACATAGTGGCGTATGAAGAGAATACGAACGATGCGGTCGTGGTAAGCTGCGGCAAATGCTCAGACGGGCGGGAATTTCCAACGTTTGTTGCACGGCTTGACCCCGAAACCATGATTTACACGGTTGACCCCAACGCGGACTTGGGGGGTTGGCGTGAGAGAATTACGAAACCGGTAAAATACCAACAGGGTTTTTCCGTGGAGGTAGTACGCCAGTTGTGTGAACCTAGCATGCCGAAGGCAGCGCTAGTAAGAAAATTGATGACTGAGAAAGGCATCGGGAAATCAAAAGCATACGACCTAATAAATAAGGCCACGGGTACAACCATTGCTCATGACACCAGAACCAATACCTTTTCCCCCATCGTGTAA
- a CDS encoding cycloartenol synthase: MKSKKLSRMLGSLGCALGLLLCPAVPLGAADESFKQEVQMAIDRGLAWLRAEQQTNGHWGTPELPALTAMSLLCFKGDPAGKYAAPEPEFLQRGYRFLVAQAKADGGIYHTNYATYNTALGMLALLAANRPEYEPVILKARRFLTGQQNDLGEPGKIDTPFDGGIGYGSRYQHSDMGNTLYALEALYYSRHLVRDNAGKEPDLNYAAAIAFLQNCQNLPTVNRQPWVSEDPRDLGGFVYYPGHSMAGGVTNSQTGKVSLRSYGSISYAGMLSYLYAQLKKEDPRVKAVFQWLQENYTLEENPGMGPEGLYFYYHTMAKALTVAEVDALTLKDGRIVPWARTLAMRLLNLQQRNGSWVNESNRWMERDPILVTAYALMTLEMIHRRL, from the coding sequence ATGAAGTCCAAGAAACTCTCGCGTATGTTGGGGAGCCTGGGCTGTGCGCTCGGGCTGCTGCTCTGCCCGGCGGTGCCTCTGGGCGCCGCTGACGAGTCCTTCAAACAGGAAGTGCAGATGGCCATAGACCGCGGCCTGGCTTGGCTGCGAGCCGAACAACAGACCAACGGACATTGGGGCACGCCGGAGCTGCCGGCGCTCACCGCCATGAGCCTGTTGTGCTTCAAAGGGGATCCGGCCGGCAAATATGCTGCGCCCGAGCCGGAGTTTCTGCAGCGCGGCTACCGCTTTCTGGTGGCCCAAGCCAAGGCGGACGGCGGCATTTACCATACCAACTATGCCACTTACAACACCGCCTTGGGCATGCTGGCGCTGCTGGCTGCCAACCGGCCGGAATATGAGCCGGTCATCCTCAAGGCCCGCCGCTTTCTGACTGGCCAACAAAATGATTTAGGGGAGCCGGGCAAAATAGACACTCCCTTTGATGGGGGCATCGGTTACGGCAGCCGCTACCAGCACAGCGACATGGGCAACACGTTATATGCTCTGGAAGCCCTCTATTACAGCCGCCATCTGGTGCGCGATAACGCGGGAAAAGAGCCGGACTTAAATTACGCAGCCGCCATTGCGTTTCTCCAAAACTGCCAAAACCTGCCCACCGTCAACCGTCAACCCTGGGTCTCCGAGGACCCGCGGGACCTGGGCGGCTTTGTCTATTACCCCGGGCACAGCATGGCCGGCGGGGTGACCAACTCTCAGACAGGCAAGGTTTCACTGCGCTCGTATGGCAGCATCAGTTACGCCGGCATGCTCAGCTACCTTTACGCGCAACTCAAAAAAGAGGATCCGCGCGTGAAGGCGGTCTTTCAATGGTTGCAGGAAAATTATACCCTGGAGGAAAACCCCGGCATGGGGCCCGAGGGCCTGTACTTCTATTACCACACCATGGCCAAGGCCCTCACCGTGGCTGAAGTGGACGCCCTCACCTTGAAAGATGGTCGCATCGTCCCGTGGGCCAGAACGCTGGCCATGCGCCTGCTCAACTTGCAACAGCGCAACGGCTCGTGGGTCAATGAAAGCAACCGTTGGATGGAGCGGGACCCCATCCTGGTCACGGCCTACGCCCTCATGACTCTGGAAATGATCCACCGCCGGCTCTAA
- a CDS encoding response regulator transcription factor, whose translation MRRVLIVDDHVLTRMGMVHFVRHYFGPVEIDEADHAQAALNLAHGREYHLIILDIDLPDRSGLDILPDLRRACPKTPVLFVTGLVQEEIALHGLKGGACGFVEKGSSPEELKQALQAAFHGQRYISGGMREKLAFHAITPEETSPLDKLSEREFQVLRQLGQGHTLTEISRNLSLSVKTISTYRQRLLEKLNLRTTADLVRYAVQKQLVK comes from the coding sequence ATGCGCCGGGTATTGATCGTTGATGACCACGTGCTGACCCGCATGGGGATGGTGCATTTTGTGCGGCATTATTTTGGCCCCGTGGAAATTGACGAAGCCGACCACGCCCAGGCGGCGCTGAACCTGGCCCACGGGCGGGAATACCACCTCATCATTCTGGATATTGATCTGCCGGATCGCAGCGGCCTGGACATTCTGCCGGATTTGCGCCGCGCCTGCCCCAAAACCCCCGTGTTGTTTGTCACGGGCCTGGTGCAGGAGGAAATCGCCCTGCACGGCCTCAAAGGCGGCGCATGCGGTTTCGTGGAAAAGGGCAGCTCGCCGGAAGAATTGAAACAGGCGTTGCAGGCCGCCTTTCACGGCCAACGCTACATCAGCGGCGGCATGCGCGAAAAACTGGCCTTTCACGCCATCACGCCGGAGGAAACCTCCCCTCTGGACAAACTCAGCGAGCGCGAATTCCAGGTGCTGCGCCAGTTGGGCCAGGGGCACACGCTCACAGAAATCAGCCGCAATCTTTCGCTGAGTGTGAAGACCATCAGCACGTACCGCCAGCGCCTGCTGGAAAAATTAAACCTGCGCACCACCGCGGATCTGGTGCGCTACGCCGTGCAAAAACAACTGGTCAAATGA
- a CDS encoding corrinoid protein — translation MQEFQPLFEAIVSGNAKEAKALTEKLIAANVNQEALVKECIIPAMSEVGRRFECNEYFVPELLLANRAMKECMKLLSSSGPKLGRVVIGTVKGDLHDIGKNLVAAMLEGGGFEVVDLGVNVAPEKFIEAVKAKNAQIVAMSALLTTTMTAMQATIDAFKQAGLRDKVKFLVGGAPITQKYAEEIGADGYSDNAVGAVALAKQVIGC, via the coding sequence ATGCAAGAATTCCAGCCATTGTTTGAGGCCATTGTCAGTGGCAACGCCAAAGAGGCCAAAGCGCTGACGGAAAAATTAATTGCCGCCAATGTCAACCAGGAGGCGCTGGTCAAGGAATGCATCATCCCGGCGATGAGCGAGGTGGGCCGGCGTTTTGAGTGCAATGAGTACTTTGTGCCCGAGCTGTTGCTGGCCAATCGCGCCATGAAAGAATGCATGAAACTGCTCTCCAGCAGCGGTCCCAAGCTGGGCCGGGTCGTGATTGGCACCGTGAAAGGCGACCTGCACGACATCGGCAAGAACTTGGTGGCGGCGATGTTGGAGGGCGGCGGTTTTGAGGTGGTGGATCTGGGCGTCAATGTCGCCCCGGAAAAGTTCATTGAGGCCGTCAAGGCCAAGAATGCGCAAATCGTGGCCATGTCGGCCCTGCTGACCACCACCATGACCGCCATGCAGGCCACCATTGACGCCTTCAAACAGGCCGGGCTGCGGGACAAGGTGAAGTTTCTGGTGGGCGGAGCGCCCATTACGCAGAAGTACGCCGAGGAAATCGGCGCCGATGGTTACAGCGACAACGCCGTGGGCGCAGTGGCGCTGGCTAAACAGGTGATTGGCTGTTAA